One window of the Chryseobacterium sp. CY350 genome contains the following:
- a CDS encoding DUF2071 domain-containing protein, producing the protein MINFLKNHPFPVEAFFESSLVFTFAVPKEELQNLIPECLELDTFQDQWAFVAVAMVQTKDLRPKGFPKLMGNDFFLIGYRVFVKYTNNAGKRLRGLYILKSETDKKKMEFLGNIFTHYNYTTTDIQQSEHENVKEIYSIHSKFNVRLSNNEEIISLPENSPFATWKEARRFAGPLPFTFTFNKKAKEVLIIEGVRQNWVPEPVKVLDYHFDFLDQLNLKNPILANAFIIKNIPYHWKKGKIESWK; encoded by the coding sequence ATGATTAATTTTTTAAAGAATCATCCGTTTCCTGTAGAAGCTTTTTTTGAAAGTTCACTGGTTTTCACGTTTGCAGTTCCGAAAGAAGAATTACAGAATCTCATTCCAGAATGTCTCGAACTGGATACTTTTCAAGATCAATGGGCTTTCGTTGCTGTAGCAATGGTTCAGACAAAAGATCTTCGACCGAAAGGTTTTCCAAAACTTATGGGAAATGATTTCTTCCTGATTGGCTATCGTGTTTTTGTGAAATATACCAACAACGCAGGAAAAAGATTACGAGGTTTGTACATTTTAAAATCTGAAACCGACAAAAAGAAGATGGAATTCTTAGGAAATATTTTTACCCATTACAATTATACGACAACCGATATTCAGCAATCGGAACATGAAAATGTAAAAGAAATTTATTCAATTCATTCAAAATTTAATGTAAGGCTAAGTAACAACGAAGAAATTATTTCGCTTCCGGAAAATTCCCCTTTTGCAACATGGAAAGAAGCGAGAAGATTTGCCGGACCTTTACCTTTTACTTTTACCTTTAATAAAAAAGCAAAGGAAGTTTTGATTATCGAAGGTGTAAGACAAAACTGGGTTCCCGAACCTGTAAAAGTTTTGGATTATCATTTTGATTTTTTGGACCAATTAAACCTGAAAAACCCCATTTTGGCAAACGCATTTATCATTAAAAATATTCCATATCATTGGAAAAAAGGAAAAATAGAATCATGGAAATAA
- a CDS encoding KpsF/GutQ family sugar-phosphate isomerase, which yields MDTSNIISIAKSTLAIEIAELEKLKNRIDHDFVKAVEIINSAQGKLIVVGIGKSAHVGNKIVATLNSTGTPSQFLHASEAIHGDLGVIQKQDVVLCISNSGNSPEIINLVTYLKDYSSALIGMTGNRKSKLAEYSDVILDTRVDLEACPNKLAPTSSTTLQMALGDALAICLMELNDFKEHDFAKFHPGGSLGKNLTARVEQFVSSKKPMVSEESSIRDVIISISSSSHGITVVTSGEKITGVITDGDLRRMLMNGDDISKVLAKDIMSENPKTIEKNALAKEAMKIIKDNNIGQLIVVDNGNYFGIIDIHKLLDEGIN from the coding sequence ATGGACACATCAAACATTATTTCAATCGCCAAGAGCACTTTAGCTATAGAAATTGCAGAATTAGAAAAGTTGAAAAACAGAATAGATCATGATTTTGTGAAGGCAGTAGAAATCATCAATTCAGCACAGGGAAAATTAATTGTTGTAGGCATAGGAAAATCTGCTCATGTCGGAAATAAAATCGTTGCTACTTTAAATTCTACCGGAACTCCGTCGCAGTTTCTGCATGCTTCAGAAGCTATTCATGGTGATTTGGGCGTAATTCAAAAACAAGATGTAGTGTTATGCATATCCAATTCCGGAAATTCTCCTGAAATTATCAATCTGGTCACTTATTTAAAAGATTACTCTTCTGCATTAATAGGAATGACCGGAAACCGAAAAAGCAAACTAGCAGAATATTCTGATGTCATTCTTGATACCCGAGTCGATCTGGAAGCTTGTCCGAATAAACTTGCGCCTACAAGTTCTACAACGTTACAAATGGCGTTGGGAGATGCTTTGGCAATATGTTTAATGGAACTGAATGATTTTAAAGAGCATGATTTCGCGAAATTTCATCCTGGCGGAAGTTTGGGTAAAAATCTTACGGCAAGAGTTGAACAGTTTGTTTCCTCTAAAAAGCCTATGGTTTCAGAAGAATCTTCGATTAGAGATGTCATTATCTCAATCAGCTCATCAAGTCACGGAATTACCGTTGTTACCAGCGGAGAAAAAATTACCGGAGTTATTACCGACGGAGATTTGCGTAGAATGCTCATGAATGGCGACGATATTTCTAAAGTTTTGGCAAAAGATATTATGTCCGAAAATCCTAAAACCATCGAGAAAAATGCTCTGGCAAAAGAAGCGATGAAAATTATTAAAGATAATAATATCGGGCAGCTTATTGTTGTTGACAATGGTAATTATTTTGGAATAATTGATATTCATAAGCTTTTGGACGAAGGCATTAATTAA
- a CDS encoding GLPGLI family protein, with amino-acid sequence MKYIIIFSLSFITTFFSAQNKRFTYEYQFIPDSTNIADVKSEMMILDTSPSQSKFYSYTVYHSDSIMRVDLEKQLATTGMMNVRSDMRKGLVRYSISKDYPDYKVFLHNQILGDQYKVSDDRKINWKIKSKKQKIGEWNTQKAETEFGGRKWIAWFASEIPIQDGPYKFHGLPGLIVKIEDVTKSHVFNLQAVKTIANIPSDIFGEKQINVNQKQYEKLLKDFENDPTKGRRQMQMGGVTMIMKDGTANQMKEQEERIKAGFKKDNNRIELIKI; translated from the coding sequence ATGAAATACATTATCATTTTCAGCTTATCATTTATCACTACATTTTTCAGCGCACAGAATAAGCGTTTTACTTACGAGTATCAATTTATTCCTGATTCTACCAATATTGCAGATGTAAAATCTGAGATGATGATTCTGGATACTTCGCCGTCACAGTCGAAATTTTACAGTTATACCGTTTATCATTCAGATTCAATCATGAGAGTTGATCTTGAAAAACAGCTGGCCACAACCGGAATGATGAACGTAAGATCTGACATGCGAAAAGGCCTGGTAAGATATTCTATATCAAAAGATTATCCTGATTACAAAGTTTTTTTGCATAATCAAATTCTTGGCGACCAGTACAAAGTTTCTGATGACCGAAAAATTAATTGGAAGATAAAATCTAAAAAACAGAAAATCGGGGAGTGGAACACACAGAAAGCCGAAACAGAATTTGGCGGAAGAAAATGGATTGCTTGGTTTGCTTCTGAAATCCCCATTCAGGATGGTCCGTATAAATTCCATGGTCTTCCCGGGCTTATTGTGAAAATCGAAGATGTTACAAAATCTCATGTTTTCAATTTGCAGGCTGTAAAAACGATCGCTAATATTCCATCAGATATTTTTGGTGAAAAACAAATTAACGTTAATCAGAAGCAATATGAAAAATTGTTGAAAGACTTTGAGAACGACCCAACGAAAGGCCGTAGACAAATGCAGATGGGTGGCGTAACGATGATCATGAAAGACGGTACGGCAAATCAAATGAAAGAGCAGGAAGAACGCATAAAAGCAGGATTTAAAAAAGATAATAACAGAATAGAATTAATTAAAATATAG
- the tatC gene encoding twin-arginine translocase subunit TatC, translated as MSEGKDMSFFGHIGELRGHLIRSIIAIIVAAVVVGFNINWIMDHVFFGPTRNDFPTFKIVNHFSRMVLGEDSIELPKEFPVRVQRLYQQFNVMMAVSIFGGLVIGFPYIVWELWRFISPALHPNERKNSIFIINSVWVLFMCGVLCGYYLILPFAVNFGVIFKISDIIIPLYDLSDYTTLFLQVVIGMGVVFLFPVLIYFLTSIGILNPAFMKKYRRHAIVLIMVVAAIITPADVLSMMMAALPLLFLYEFSILMCGYTYRKVQKREAKLPAVR; from the coding sequence GTGAGTGAAGGTAAAGACATGTCCTTTTTTGGGCATATTGGAGAACTGAGAGGTCATCTTATCCGTTCTATTATTGCTATTATTGTTGCAGCTGTAGTTGTTGGATTCAACATCAACTGGATTATGGATCATGTTTTCTTCGGACCAACCAGAAATGATTTTCCAACTTTTAAAATCGTCAATCATTTTTCGAGAATGGTTTTGGGTGAAGATAGTATTGAGCTTCCCAAAGAATTTCCGGTGCGTGTACAAAGACTTTATCAGCAGTTTAATGTAATGATGGCCGTTTCTATTTTCGGCGGTCTGGTGATAGGTTTTCCATACATCGTTTGGGAACTATGGCGATTTATAAGTCCGGCTTTACATCCCAACGAGAGAAAAAATTCAATATTCATCATCAATTCTGTTTGGGTTCTCTTTATGTGCGGCGTTTTGTGCGGATATTATCTGATCTTACCCTTCGCAGTAAATTTTGGGGTGATTTTTAAAATTTCCGATATTATAATTCCGCTTTACGATTTGAGCGATTATACTACTTTATTTTTACAGGTCGTTATAGGAATGGGTGTCGTTTTTCTTTTTCCTGTATTGATCTATTTTCTTACCAGTATCGGTATTCTGAATCCTGCTTTTATGAAAAAATACAGAAGACACGCAATCGTTTTAATAATGGTTGTCGCTGCAATAATCACTCCGGCTGATGTTTTGAGTATGATGATGGCAGCATTGCCACTGCTATTTTTATACGAATTCAGTATTTTAATGTGCGGATATACCTACAGAAAAGTACAGAAAAGAGAAGCAAAACTTCCTGCTGTAAGATAA
- a CDS encoding M1 family metallopeptidase, which yields MKKISLSVLLISGLTFGQFFEQNKTFTNQDTLKGSDTEFRNFWDVKKYELSVEPNFSQKSIKGNNKISFEIIKDVTNPVFQIDLQMPMKADKIECSFPTKNDFKRDGDFIFVTANKKFKKGEKYTIDVTYSGNPVIAKRAPWDGGWVFTKDEKGNPWMSVADEGIGASIWLPTKDIWSDEPENGIVMKIITPSDLVGIGNGRLTDKKTENGKNIFTWEVKNPINAYSIIPNIGKYVNFKDSYDGEKGKLDLDYWVLDYNLDKAKKQFQQVKPMLKAFEYWFGPYPFYEDSYKLVDSPYLGMEHQSNVAYGNGYQNGYLGNDLSGTGVGLNWDYIIVHESGHEWFANNITAKDQADMWIHESFTMYSEVLFTENYMDKKSANIYAQGIQNNIANDIPIIGKYGVRNEGSGDMYPKGASMLHTMRQILNNDEKFRQILRGLNKDFYHQTVTTEQIEKYISQKSGIDFSSIFNQYLRTTKVPVLEYSQNGTELKYRFTNVVKNLNLPVRFGDQMISPTENWQKITLKNSQPVEFNKNYYLRYKKVS from the coding sequence ATGAAAAAGATTTCACTATCTGTTTTATTAATTTCAGGATTGACTTTCGGTCAGTTTTTTGAGCAAAATAAAACTTTCACAAACCAAGACACTTTAAAAGGTTCTGACACAGAATTCCGAAATTTTTGGGATGTTAAAAAGTATGAATTATCTGTAGAACCCAATTTTTCTCAGAAAAGCATTAAAGGAAACAATAAAATCAGTTTTGAAATCATAAAAGACGTCACAAATCCTGTCTTTCAAATCGATCTTCAAATGCCGATGAAAGCGGATAAAATTGAATGCAGTTTCCCGACTAAAAATGATTTTAAAAGAGATGGCGACTTCATTTTCGTCACAGCCAATAAAAAATTCAAAAAAGGAGAAAAATATACCATTGACGTAACGTACTCTGGCAATCCTGTAATTGCCAAAAGAGCTCCGTGGGACGGCGGCTGGGTTTTTACTAAAGATGAAAAGGGAAATCCCTGGATGAGTGTTGCCGATGAAGGTATCGGCGCTTCCATCTGGCTTCCTACAAAGGACATCTGGAGCGACGAGCCAGAGAACGGAATCGTTATGAAAATCATCACTCCGTCAGATCTTGTGGGAATCGGTAACGGAAGACTGACAGACAAAAAAACCGAAAACGGAAAAAACATTTTTACCTGGGAAGTTAAAAATCCTATTAACGCCTACTCTATTATTCCGAACATCGGTAAATATGTAAATTTTAAAGATTCTTACGACGGCGAAAAAGGTAAACTTGATCTCGATTATTGGGTACTCGATTATAATTTAGATAAAGCAAAAAAACAGTTTCAGCAGGTAAAACCTATGTTGAAAGCCTTCGAATATTGGTTCGGGCCCTATCCTTTCTATGAAGACTCTTACAAACTGGTAGATTCACCCTATTTAGGAATGGAACATCAAAGCAATGTGGCTTATGGAAATGGTTACCAAAACGGATATCTGGGAAATGATCTTTCGGGAACCGGTGTTGGTTTAAATTGGGATTATATCATCGTTCACGAAAGTGGTCATGAATGGTTTGCCAATAATATTACTGCAAAAGACCAGGCAGATATGTGGATTCATGAGAGTTTTACAATGTATTCTGAAGTACTTTTTACTGAAAATTACATGGATAAAAAATCCGCTAACATTTATGCTCAGGGAATTCAGAATAATATTGCGAATGATATTCCGATCATCGGAAAGTATGGCGTAAGAAATGAAGGAAGCGGCGATATGTATCCGAAAGGTGCTAGCATGCTTCACACAATGCGACAGATTTTGAATAACGACGAGAAATTCAGACAGATTTTAAGAGGCCTGAATAAAGATTTTTATCATCAAACGGTAACGACCGAACAAATTGAAAAGTACATTTCTCAGAAGTCCGGAATTGATTTTTCGAGTATTTTTAATCAATATTTAAGAACAACAAAAGTTCCTGTTTTAGAATATTCTCAAAATGGAACTGAACTGAAATATCGTTTTACCAACGTGGTAAAAAATCTGAATCTTCCCGTGAGATTTGGCGATCAGATGATTTCTCCTACTGAAAATTGGCAAAAAATTACACTTAAAAACAGCCAGCCAGTTGAGTTTAATAAGAATTACTATTTGAGATATAAGAAAGTATCGTGA
- a CDS encoding DoxX-like family protein — protein MKNFLTYFIATVWLINGLFCKVLNLVPRHQEIVSRILGEDYSRIATVLIGVSEIIMFFWIISGFKSKLNAVVQIFVIAIMNTLEFILVPDLLLWGHYNSLFAFIFIILIYFNEFKLKLKTQKQ, from the coding sequence ATGAAGAATTTTTTAACCTATTTTATTGCAACGGTATGGCTTATCAACGGTCTATTTTGTAAAGTTCTAAATCTGGTTCCTCGTCATCAGGAAATCGTTTCGAGAATTTTAGGTGAAGATTATTCAAGAATAGCAACAGTTCTTATTGGGGTTTCAGAAATAATTATGTTTTTCTGGATCATATCTGGATTTAAATCTAAACTCAATGCAGTAGTACAAATATTCGTGATTGCAATTATGAACACTCTCGAATTCATTTTGGTTCCAGATCTACTTCTTTGGGGACATTATAATTCGTTGTTTGCTTTCATATTCATTATTTTGATTTATTTTAATGAATTTAAATTAAAACTAAAAACACAAAAACAATAA
- a CDS encoding class I SAM-dependent methyltransferase: MEINRRKFQGVLNILSFNRHFYFFGIGILALMIISHQIFHWSDFLFWIIIISFLYGLIMPLIVSAYVYDFSGYYDFKWLKNCAINDSEVKQILNINAGFDETSFIIKKNFPNADLKVFDFYDAERHTEPAIIRARKVSMVYPDTQQMKSNLIVSDDHSGDLIFLLSAVHEIRSNDEKIQFLKECYRVCKPNGKVIMVEHLRDFPNFLAFSVGFTHFFSKRIWRNAFKNSGFTTFEEVKFTPFMSIFICTP, from the coding sequence ATGGAAATAAACAGAAGAAAATTTCAGGGTGTGCTGAATATTTTAAGCTTCAACCGACATTTTTATTTTTTTGGAATCGGGATTTTAGCTTTAATGATCATCAGTCACCAAATCTTTCACTGGTCAGATTTTTTGTTTTGGATCATCATTATTTCATTTTTGTACGGTTTAATTATGCCTTTAATCGTTTCGGCATATGTTTACGATTTCTCAGGATATTATGATTTTAAATGGTTGAAAAATTGCGCAATTAATGATTCAGAGGTTAAGCAAATCCTTAATATCAATGCAGGTTTTGACGAAACCAGTTTTATCATTAAAAAGAATTTTCCTAACGCCGATCTGAAGGTTTTTGATTTTTATGATGCGGAAAGACACACTGAACCGGCTATTATCAGAGCGAGAAAAGTGAGTATGGTTTATCCAGACACGCAACAAATGAAATCAAATTTAATAGTAAGCGATGATCATTCTGGTGATCTCATATTTCTTTTGTCGGCGGTTCACGAGATCAGATCAAACGATGAAAAAATTCAGTTTTTAAAAGAATGTTACCGCGTTTGCAAACCAAATGGAAAGGTAATTATGGTGGAACATCTCCGAGATTTTCCGAATTTTTTAGCTTTTTCTGTGGGATTTACTCATTTCTTTTCGAAAAGAATCTGGAGAAATGCTTTCAAAAATTCGGGTTTTACAACATTTGAAGAAGTTAAGTTTACACCATTCATGTCTATTTTTATCTGCACACCTTAA
- a CDS encoding GLPGLI family protein yields MKKILSLSFLLSAILIFSQSNRFFYEYKFISDSTDKADIKKEIMLLDIDKNGSNYYSQDKFVSDSTSKADLEKQLKLSPNNININRREKPGQISYKVRKQYPDFKTYLFTRISSDSYKIEEDQKPEWKILQNKQKIGAYNTQKATTNFGGREWTAWFSTDLPFQDGPYKFYGLPGLIVKIEDKTGSHSMTLVGNKMIAIAAEKETELPQGVQIYGMGGKDIEINKNQFKKAWKSYVNDPTKNMREMMMKNTETNRVVFKTTSANGKEISDPNQVFREMEKKAKEGFKKNNNPIEPDLYK; encoded by the coding sequence ATGAAAAAGATTTTAAGTCTAAGCTTCTTACTTTCTGCGATATTAATATTCTCGCAAAGCAATCGTTTCTTTTACGAATATAAATTTATTTCAGATTCTACAGATAAAGCAGATATTAAAAAGGAAATAATGCTTTTAGATATCGATAAAAACGGATCAAATTATTACAGTCAGGATAAATTTGTATCAGATTCTACATCAAAAGCAGATCTTGAAAAACAGTTGAAACTAAGTCCGAATAACATCAATATCAATAGAAGAGAAAAGCCGGGACAGATCTCTTATAAAGTAAGAAAGCAATATCCGGACTTTAAAACATATCTTTTTACAAGAATTTCCAGCGACAGTTATAAAATTGAAGAAGATCAAAAACCAGAATGGAAAATTCTTCAGAATAAGCAGAAAATAGGAGCATACAATACTCAGAAAGCTACAACAAATTTTGGCGGAAGAGAATGGACTGCTTGGTTTTCTACTGATCTGCCATTTCAGGACGGGCCTTATAAATTCTACGGACTTCCGGGTTTAATTGTGAAAATTGAAGATAAAACAGGGTCGCATTCGATGACTTTGGTGGGAAATAAAATGATTGCAATAGCTGCTGAAAAAGAAACGGAACTTCCGCAAGGAGTACAAATCTACGGAATGGGTGGAAAAGATATTGAAATCAATAAAAACCAATTTAAAAAAGCCTGGAAATCTTATGTAAATGATCCGACGAAAAATATGCGTGAAATGATGATGAAGAATACCGAAACAAACAGAGTGGTTTTCAAAACAACATCAGCAAACGGAAAAGAAATTTCAGATCCGAATCAGGTTTTCAGAGAAATGGAGAAGAAGGCGAAAGAAGGATTTAAAAAGAATAATAATCCCATAGAACCGGATTTATATAAATAA
- a CDS encoding M56 family metallopeptidase, giving the protein MEALFLYFLQVVIGSGVMFLYYQIALKDKTFHHYNRFYLLSIMAISFILPLLKVEYFTIEFSDKVFILINKFQTFTDYKNTNDGINYLKFFNYGILGITIFLLLKFFFGIFKIHKFKAQFKREKIEGINFYQTNLSEAPFSYFKNLFWKNTIAINSDIGKQILKHEMVHIEQKHSYDKVFIEIVNAVFWFNPFFHLLKKEIYLIHEYLADKKAVRHSDTKAFAQMLLASHFPGNQVSITSPFLSSNIKKRLKMIQKPHTKFGYLRRILALPVLFTVAFAYMVNAKNKEIEKVNTDAEKIIKTLEAESFNNNTKVIVEKSVTGKKLASRDTITPISSETSTAAAISNIKIAKINGDPLEKFLSDAEEVDIFLVEGKKVSKSEYQDFLKKNRETPNYIFSHSSPKNERIKVMIYSAARNNDKFSSSVRNKLMKENNVGNDMFLFMTRMVSSDEESENLRQSVLEAAKARKSAQEAADVMEKESINFKKGRDYDKNPLTQAEISKLREDSERLRIKSEKEFEGRKEDIIVFKFDEIGSYLKNKDQSLSKVDKSKAPVKSSVMMMSITDGRFFIDGKEFTKEELKKYMKSFEDEVSYKDIKVAKAPFKSVKMYRTPYGDKGFSKLDKVEFSTK; this is encoded by the coding sequence ATGGAAGCTCTGTTTTTATATTTCTTACAAGTAGTAATCGGTTCCGGTGTCATGTTTTTGTACTATCAGATTGCCCTGAAAGACAAAACATTCCATCATTACAACAGATTTTATCTTCTTTCAATAATGGCTATTTCCTTTATTTTGCCTTTGTTAAAAGTTGAATATTTCACGATAGAATTTAGCGATAAAGTATTTATTTTAATCAATAAATTTCAAACTTTCACGGATTACAAAAACACAAATGACGGAATTAATTATCTTAAATTTTTCAACTATGGGATTTTAGGAATCACAATTTTTTTACTATTAAAATTCTTCTTTGGAATCTTTAAAATTCATAAATTCAAAGCTCAATTTAAAAGAGAAAAGATTGAGGGAATCAATTTTTACCAGACCAATCTTTCAGAAGCGCCTTTTTCTTATTTTAAAAATCTGTTTTGGAAAAATACGATAGCGATCAATTCGGACATCGGAAAACAGATTTTGAAACATGAAATGGTTCATATTGAGCAGAAACATTCTTATGACAAAGTTTTCATCGAAATCGTGAATGCTGTTTTTTGGTTCAATCCGTTTTTTCATTTACTTAAAAAAGAAATTTATTTAATTCACGAATATTTAGCAGATAAAAAAGCGGTACGACATTCGGATACCAAAGCGTTTGCGCAGATGCTTTTGGCCAGTCATTTTCCGGGAAATCAAGTTTCGATTACCAGTCCGTTTCTTAGTTCAAACATAAAAAAAAGACTTAAAATGATTCAAAAACCACATACAAAGTTCGGGTATTTGCGTAGAATTTTAGCATTACCGGTTTTATTTACTGTTGCCTTTGCGTACATGGTAAATGCGAAAAACAAGGAAATAGAAAAAGTGAACACAGATGCTGAAAAAATTATAAAAACATTGGAGGCTGAAAGTTTCAATAATAACACTAAAGTAATTGTTGAAAAATCTGTAACGGGTAAAAAACTCGCATCAAGAGATACTATTACACCAATCAGTTCAGAAACTTCAACTGCTGCTGCCATTTCAAATATAAAGATTGCAAAAATCAACGGAGATCCTTTGGAGAAATTTTTAAGTGATGCGGAAGAAGTTGATATTTTTTTGGTAGAAGGGAAGAAGGTAAGTAAATCTGAATATCAAGATTTTCTTAAAAAAAATAGAGAAACTCCCAATTATATTTTCAGTCATTCTTCGCCTAAAAATGAACGTATAAAAGTGATGATTTACAGTGCGGCAAGAAACAATGATAAGTTCTCCAGTTCTGTAAGAAACAAGCTAATGAAGGAAAATAATGTGGGCAACGATATGTTTTTGTTTATGACAAGAATGGTTTCTTCTGATGAAGAAAGCGAGAACCTGCGACAATCAGTTTTGGAAGCGGCAAAAGCTAGAAAGTCTGCACAGGAAGCCGCTGACGTGATGGAAAAAGAAAGCATAAATTTTAAAAAAGGAAGAGATTATGATAAAAATCCACTTACTCAAGCTGAAATATCGAAACTAAGAGAAGATTCAGAAAGGCTACGTATTAAATCAGAAAAAGAGTTTGAAGGCAGAAAAGAAGATATAATCGTTTTCAAGTTTGATGAAATTGGTTCTTATTTAAAAAACAAAGACCAATCGTTGTCAAAAGTTGATAAAAGTAAAGCACCAGTAAAATCTAGTGTAATGATGATGTCTATAACTGATGGAAGATTTTTTATTGATGGAAAAGAATTTACAAAAGAAGAGCTTAAAAAATATATGAAGAGTTTTGAAGATGAAGTTTCATATAAAGATATTAAAGTAGCAAAAGCTCCTTTCAAATCTGTAAAAATGTACAGAACGCCGTACGGTGATAAAGGTTTTTCAAAACTTGATAAAGTAGAATTTTCCACAAAATAA
- a CDS encoding M61 family metallopeptidase encodes MKKTAFSLGILAAAFVNAQSIKTNIDLVNVKDDKVAVTMEFPKMKSGDVKFHFPKTVPGTYSVDDYGRFIEGIKFLDNKGKELAFTKVGDNTYTLKNAQALNKVTYFVNDSFDEEGDATKHKAVFSPSGTDIEQGKIYMVNTHGFVGYIDNMQDVPYQLIIQKPADFYGTTALVDQDKSEATDTFILANYAKLTDSPLMYSKPDFITFNAGGMDLVLGVYSPTGKYKAADFKENLEKMVLAQKKFLGDMNTNKKYAIMLYLAGTEGPQIKGFGALEHHESTSVVLHEMMPKEAIDEAIVDVVSHEFFHTVNPLKTHSEEIHYFDYADPKMSQHLWMYEGGTEYFANLFQIQEGLITKDQFLQRISDKIKNSKSYNDTMPFTVMSKNVLLDEYKDQYRNVYEKGTLLTMCLDIELRKLSNGEMGYRDMIRKLSQRFGENKPFKDDKLIDELVTVTGYPQVKDFYNKYIAGSQPTPYAEYLAQVGVEINKQETPPIFWFVKDPNQTGYNDKNNTFVFDEHSALSPFAKSIGFKITDEIVALDGKTINIQNIQEFINYSKTIKDGQNVTVTILRKNGDKSDKIELKGKAVLDKMTMETLQFKANPTPAEKKLQDQWLTGKK; translated from the coding sequence ATGAAAAAAACAGCATTTAGCTTAGGAATTCTTGCAGCAGCTTTCGTTAACGCGCAGTCGATCAAAACAAATATCGACCTTGTCAACGTAAAAGACGATAAAGTTGCCGTAACGATGGAATTTCCGAAAATGAAATCGGGAGATGTGAAATTTCACTTCCCAAAAACCGTTCCCGGAACTTATTCTGTGGATGATTACGGACGGTTCATCGAAGGAATCAAGTTTTTAGATAATAAAGGAAAAGAATTGGCTTTCACAAAAGTTGGAGACAATACTTATACGCTTAAAAATGCACAGGCTTTAAATAAAGTTACTTATTTTGTAAATGACAGTTTTGATGAAGAAGGTGACGCTACAAAGCATAAAGCGGTATTTTCACCATCAGGAACCGATATTGAGCAAGGTAAAATTTATATGGTCAATACTCACGGATTTGTTGGGTACATTGATAATATGCAGGATGTCCCGTATCAGTTGATTATTCAGAAACCGGCTGATTTCTACGGCACAACAGCATTGGTTGATCAGGACAAATCTGAAGCTACTGATACTTTTATTTTGGCAAATTATGCTAAACTTACAGATTCTCCATTGATGTATTCAAAACCTGATTTCATCACATTTAATGCTGGTGGAATGGACTTGGTTTTAGGCGTTTATTCACCGACAGGAAAATATAAAGCAGCAGATTTTAAAGAAAACCTTGAAAAAATGGTTTTAGCTCAAAAGAAATTTTTGGGAGACATGAATACCAACAAAAAATATGCGATCATGCTTTATCTTGCAGGAACAGAAGGTCCTCAAATAAAAGGTTTTGGTGCATTGGAGCATCACGAATCTACAAGCGTAGTTTTGCACGAAATGATGCCTAAAGAAGCGATCGATGAAGCCATTGTAGACGTGGTTTCTCACGAGTTTTTCCATACAGTGAATCCTTTGAAAACGCATTCGGAAGAAATTCATTATTTTGATTATGCAGATCCTAAAATGTCTCAGCATCTTTGGATGTATGAAGGTGGAACTGAATATTTTGCTAATTTATTTCAGATTCAGGAAGGTTTGATCACCAAAGATCAGTTTCTTCAAAGAATAAGTGACAAAATTAAAAATTCAAAAAGCTACAACGATACAATGCCTTTTACGGTAATGAGTAAAAATGTTTTGCTTGATGAATACAAAGATCAGTACAGAAATGTTTATGAAAAGGGAACACTTTTGACGATGTGTCTTGACATTGAATTGAGAAAATTGTCGAATGGTGAAATGGGTTATCGTGATATGATCAGAAAATTATCACAGAGATTTGGTGAAAACAAACCTTTCAAAGATGATAAACTGATTGACGAATTGGTAACCGTAACAGGTTATCCTCAAGTAAAAGATTTTTATAATAAATATATTGCAGGAAGTCAACCGACACCTTACGCAGAATATTTGGCACAAGTAGGTGTAGAAATCAACAAACAGGAAACTCCACCAATTTTTTGGTTTGTAAAAGACCCGAACCAAACAGGTTATAACGATAAAAACAACACATTTGTGTTTGACGAGCATTCTGCTTTATCTCCGTTTGCAAAAAGTATCGGATTCAAAATCACTGACGAAATTGTGGCTTTGGACGGAAAAACAATTAATATTCAAAATATTCAGGAATTTATTAATTATTCTAAAACGATCAAAGACGGACAAAATGTTACCGTAACGATTCTCAGAAAAAATGGTGATAAATCTGATAAGATAGAGCTTAAAGGAAAAGCTGTTTTAGACAAAATGACGATGGAAACATTACAGTTTAAAGCAAATCCGACACCGGCTGAAAAGAAACTTCAAGACCAATGGTTAACCGGTAAAAAATAA